In Pelmatolapia mariae isolate MD_Pm_ZW linkage group LG13, Pm_UMD_F_2, whole genome shotgun sequence, a genomic segment contains:
- the golga4 gene encoding golgin subfamily A member 4 isoform X2 codes for MFKKLKQKINEEQSPQRNAQSPQQAQISSGDRRNSQTPSFSDGTPSPSDREVLAGMIAEPAFLSEYTIFALDHSKRPQTAQVASVSASKGALRSPRGSINGDESASPHKEEPQSFTQKLQLKVPSMESLIRSGASRAENLFRSPSKDNLVRTSSRESLTPLGENESPSAPAYDPPSDIESEAEEPPGSVESLSKEQLLHRMLRVERSLGKYRGKYSELVTAYRTIQREKEKTQAILSQSQDKALRRIGELREELQMDQQAKKHLQDEFDAALEEKDQMITVLQTQVALLKKRLQVGPDGSLPPEGEVPQSEAAEVSASPTQSPLKEHEVEPEVTEGEGNSDPTKLMEALQKRVKRQENLLQKCKEVMRTHKERSAQLSSENETLQEQLQERLHELEKMKELHTTEKTKLITQLRDAKNLIEQLEQDKGMVIAETKRQMHETLEMKEEEIAQLRSRLQQAIAQKEEVQEQKEKAEKSAFEELERALGVAQRAEEARKQLQVQLEEQVKEIERASEEERKSLQQELTRVKQEVVTIMKKSSEETVANMEKLHSEALAAKEEEMKEKINKAVEQCKEEFAQLAKEREQQAALALEDAELQKTALRTEADNKVKEIQLELEAARTRILELESSVNKISQEEAGLSHELSSQLEELKNKHKEQISALEEKHHEQLEKHKGTLTQQHNAALEELKERHRAEMETLLKDKELQFQAHVEEMNQKTLEKLDAKQAELEAVSAELSEVLKSKQLLEEKLSAAEDAHSLALQEHETRFQDQVSKHSEELENVRREHDQSLGGIEKTLKEELNALKIVLNEKEKEIEQYMLKEKTLQEESHSTAQDLESKIKELEALQQTLSESQLEIESLKESNAQLNKITEDLDKCKKELTDVEHQLEAAKNECQQKEKSLREIEHQLEESRKELLEKEKSFTSELNTKLEEQTRLKKQLDDEKAAHEAKLKNTITDMEGKLKSQETKMEKIKQKAKEMQEKYKKKLQQNEENMKKELAKKEEELQQKEQQVQEKIVETAQKSSQGFSNAVSELQVNHKEELEKLHATHKHEIEELERRWQERLGQQEEELMEKHSVILQEKVQELEEVSQQLSRSRAENEQVMGEIRGLKEDLAIRETTVQKLQEELNEAALKLESLAKSEALLKEQMESVERNLNQALGERNALQDKLNETEEESREKLKAWSDKLNEAEKQLEALEGARFKESADLQSKFEETSIQLNAKEAELQQQMIKMSNQMNHYCNEVQLKVECGSNELQQKVESRLKELEDKLLSGQKKVGHLKNIILTKADQICTLEESVRQQTEENKNLCISLEQMTAQVNAHMEHIKALTHEGETHSQSISEHVQKIEELSEANRVISETLEANELHISSLESVVGDLKNQLASNIKEKEEAINQLTQQYEEERQKAAAQMERLDQERQSALEQADTLRTSLSELEMKFTQSDNTTGSLQARLEELEREIAEKNEALQRLTATIDNQSFSKSEMDQLLSEKEQKVSGLTVELESSISRLSELQEQLDLKTKECEQLTSDLKQQHSIRENEKRELVEQLQMQCTQKGNLEQEMAEKLQALEESNQQYKQKLESQREEFERLKNEIIKSKDESLKETEERLSESTRKVSELKKKAEQKISQVKKQLTSQLEEKEQTITTLQTSLDELKNNEISVQKHIETLEEKTKSLEDTLVKLKEEQAKYLEQVLHNERLEKEKSLEELKVMYEDKLTSLQSDAVQQGQLKDTESALHEIEAKLKEAEEQNGNLLAEINRLRGEISEKDAQLEQHQATAREVQNPSETEVKVECSSMQQTKSVMENELENHSPVQEVDQEDSLQSLKNKLSQVKNEKEKIHKDFVRLQKDIRSLRKEHEHDLEYMKKELLEENEKKLKLELEDLEMKHNSAMKQIMREFNAQMSLKEKELDTTVREAIAKAQSVEEELISSHREETSQLRKVISQKEDYLHKTVQKYEQVIQSREEEMGDRVWQVQKQLEELQTRTQDTSEEQMTPEELKAQLAEKTTLLSEARLREQQFVERIHSLEDKIKCFHRNTVVTHLGSTFKDPGLNISDAFSEPTEMEYLRKVLFEYMMGRETKTMAKVITSMLKFPPDQAQKVLDKEDSKPIPWLR; via the exons ATGTTTAAAAAACTCAAGCAGAAGATAAACGAGGAGCAGTCTCCGCAGAGGAATGCGCAGTCACCTCAGCAGGCCCAG atcAGCAGTGGAGACCGACGTAACAGCCAAACTCCCTCATTTAGTGATGGCACACCTTCTCCCAGTGACAGAGAG GTGCTGGCCGGGATGATAGCAGAGCCCGCTTTTCTCTCTGAGTATACTATCTTTGCTCTGGACCATTCAAAACGACCCCAAACGGCCCAGGTAGCCAGTGTG AGTGCCTCTAAAGGTGCATTGAGGTCTCCCAGAGGCAGCATCAATGGGGATGAAAGTGCTTCTCCTCAT AAAGAGGAGCCACAGTCATTTACCCAGAAACTACAGCTGAAAGTGCCCTCAATGGAGTCGTTGATTCGTAGCGGAGCCAGTCGGGCGGAAAATTTGTTTCGCTCTCCATCTAAAGACAACCTGGTCCGAACTTCATCACGCGAATCCCTGACTCCTTTGGGAGAAAACGAGTCCCCCAGTGCCCCGGCATATGATCCACCCTCGGACATTGAGAGCGAGGCCGAGGAGCCACCAGGAAGTGTAGAGTCTCTGTCCAAAGAGCAGTTGTTACACCGAATGCTTAGAGTAGAGAGGAGCCTGGGGAAGTACAGGGGGAAGTATTCGGAG CTGGTTACTGCGTACCGTACCATACAgcgagaaaaagaaaaaacgcaG GCCATCCTCAGTCAGAGTCAAGATAAAGCACTGCGCAGGATAGGGGAACTACGAGAG GAGCTTCAGATGGACCAACAGGCTAAGAAACACCTGCAAGATGAGTTTGATGCTGCGCTGGAGGAGAAAGACCAGATGATCACTGTGCTACAAACACAA GTTGCTCTGTTGAAGAAACGGCTCCAAGTGGGCCCCGATGGCTCGCTGCCGCCTGAAGGAGAGGTTCCTCAGTCTGAAGCTGCTGAAGTCTCTGCTTCTCCCACACAGTCTCCTTTGAAGGAGCACGAAGTAGAGCCTGAAGTCACTGAGG GAGAGGGCAACAGTGATCCAACTAAACTCATGGAGGCTCTGCAGAAGAGAGTGAAGAGGCAAGAAAACTTGCTGCAGAAGTGCAAGGAAGTCATGCGTACACACAAGGAGCGAAGCGCCCAGCTTAGCAGTGAGAATGAAACTCTGCAGGAGCAGCTGCAGGAGCGACTGCATGAGTTGGAGAAGATGAAG GAACTACACACAACAGAAAAGACTAAGCTGATCACTCAGCTGCGTGATGCCAAGAATCTCATTGAACAGCTGGAGCAGGACAAG ggaaTGGTCATTGCTGAAACCAAACGGCAGATGCACGAGACACTggaaatgaaagaagaggagatTGCACAGCTGCGCTCCAGGCTCCAGCAAGCTATAGCCCAGAAAGAAGAAGTACaggaacagaaagaaaaggCTGAGAAATCGG CTTTTGAGGAACTTGAACGAGCACTGGGTGTAGCTCAGAGGGCAGAGGAGGCTCGAAAACAGCTGCAGGTTCAGCTGGAGGAGCAAGTGAAAGAAATTGAACGGGCCAGTGAGGAAGAGAGGAAGAGTCTGCAGCAGGAACTCACACGAGTCAAACAGGAGGTTGTCACCATCATGAAG AAATCATCAGAGGAAACTGTGGCCAACATGGAAAAGCTCCACAGTGAAGCTTTGGCAGCTAAAGAAGAAGAGATGAAAGAGAAAATCAACAAAGCTGTG GAGCAGTGCAAAGAGGAGTTTGCACAGCTGGCTAAGGAACGGGAACAGCAGGCCGCTCTGGCTCTGGAGGACGCAGAGTTACAGAAGACGGCTTTAAGGACAGAAGCTGATAATAAGGTTAAGGAGATCCAGCTGGAGCTCGAAGCTGCAAGGAct CGGATATTGGAACTGGAGAGCTCTGTGAACAAGATCTCACAAGAAGAAGCGGGTCTCTCCCATGAACTTTCCAGTCAGCTGGAGGAACTgaagaataaacacaaagagcaAATCTCTGCATTAGAGGAAAAGCACCACGAGCAGCTGGAAAAGCACAAGGGCACCCTAACCCAGCAGCATAATGCTGCCCTTGAGGAGCTCAAGGAAAGACACAGGGCCGAAATGGAAACCCTTCTGAAAGACAAGGAGCTGCAGTTCCAAGCACATGTCGAAGAGATGAATCAGAAAACTCTAGAGAAGCTGGATGCAAAGCAGGCAGAGTTAGAGGCGGTCTCTGCTGAGCTTTCAGAGGTGCTGAAAAGTAAACAGCTTTTGGAGGAGAAGCTGTCGGCTGCTGAAGATGCTCATAGTTTAGCGCTACAGGAACACGAGACGAGGTTTCAAGATCAGGTGTCAAAGCACAGCGAAGAGCTTGAAAATGTCAGACGTGAGCATGATCAATCGCTTGGCGGAATAGAGAAAACTCTGAAGGAGGAACTTAATGCATTGAAAATTGTTCTGAATGAAAAGGAGAAGGAAATTGAACAATACAtgcttaaagaaaaaacactacAGGAGGAATCACATTCCACTGCACAAGACCTAGAAAGCAAGATTAAAGAATTGGAAGCGCTGCAGCAAACTTTATCAGAATCCCAGCTGGAAATTGAGAGTTTAAAGGAATCTAATGCACAGTTAAATAAGATAACAGAAGATCTTGATAAGTGCAAGAAAGAACTGACAGATGTGGAGCATCAGTTGGAAGCTGCAAAGAATGAATGCCAACAAAAAGAGAAATCCCTTCGAGAAATTGAGCATCAGTTAGAAGAGAGCAGGAAGGAGCTCTTGGAGAAAGAGAAGTCATTTACATCAGAACTGAACACTAAGCTGGAAGAACAAACACGCCTCAAGAAACAGCTGGATGACGAAAAAGCTGCCCATGAAGCAAAGCTGAAAAACACTATAACTGATATGGAAGGTAAACTGAAATCACAGGAaaccaaaatggaaaaaatcaaACAGAAGGCAAAAGAAATGCAAgagaaatataagaaaaagcTTCAGCAGAATGAAGAAAACATGAagaaggagcttgcaaagaaggAAGAGGAGCTTCAGCAGAAAGAACAACAAGTTCAGGAGAAAATCGTAGAGACGGCCCAGAAAAGTTCCCAAGGCTTCAGCAATGCAGTGTCAGAGCTGCAGGTTAACCATAAGGAGGAACTGGAGAAACTACATGCCACTCATAAGCATGAGATTGAAGAGCTGGAGCGCCGTTGGCAGGAGCGGTTAGGACAGCAGGAGGAAGAATTAATGGAGAAACATTCAGTCATACTGCAGGAGAAAGTCCAGGAGCTGGAAGAAGTGTCTCAGCAGCTTAGCAGAAGCAGAGCGGAGAATGAGCAAGTAATGGGTGAAATAAGGGGTTTAAAGGAGGACCTGGCGATCCGAGAAACCACTGTGCAGAAGCTGCAAGAAGAGCTTAATGAAGCAGCGCTTAAACTTGAAAGTTTGGCAAAGAGTGAAGCGTTGCTAAAAGAACAAATGGAGTCAGTGGAGAGGAACCTTAACCAGGCGCTCGGTGAGAGAAACGCCCTCCAAGACAAGCTGAACGAGACGGAggaagagagcagagagaagCTGAAGGCTTGGTCAGACAAGTTGAATGAAGCGGAAAAACAGCTTGAAGCGCTGGAAGGTGCCAGATTTAAGGAAAGTGCAGACTTGCAGAGTAAATTTGAGGAAACTTCCATCCAACTGAATGCCAAGGAAGCAGAGTTACAGCAGCAAATGATTAAGATGAGCAACCAAATGAACCATTACTGTAATGAGGTTCAGTTGAAAGTTGAGTGTGGATCTAATGAACTTCAGCAAAAAGTGGAGAGTAGGTTGAAAGAGCTGGAAGATAAACTGCTCTCTGGTCAGAAAAAGGTGGGACATCTCAAAAACATTATCCTTACTAAAGCAGATCAAATTTGCACTTTAGAGGAGAGTGTTCGCCAGCAAACCGAGGAGAATAAAAATCTATGCATTTCATTAGAACAGATGACTGCTCAGGTAAATGCTCATATGGAGCACATCAAAGCCTTAACACATGAGGGAGAGACTCATTCTCAGTCCATTAGTGAACATGTACAGAAGATTGAGGAGCTCAGCGAAGCAAACAGAGTCATATCAGAAACTTTGGAAGCAAATGAGTTGCATATCAGTAGCTTGGAAAGCGTCGTCGGTGACTTAAAAAATCAGCTAGCAAGTAACAtaaaagagaaggaggaagcCATAAATCAGCTGACGCAGCAGTATGAAGAGGAGAGGCAAAAGGCCGCTGCTCAAATGGAGAGACTGGATCAGGAGAGACAGTCTGCTTTAGAGCAGGCGGATACACTCAGGACCAGTCTGTCTGAGTTAGAGATGAAATTCACACAGAGCGACAACACTACTGGATCTCTGCAGGCCCGGCTTGAAGAGCTGGAGCGAGAGATCGCCGAAAAGAATGAAGCTTTGCAGCGGCTGACAGCAACAATTGACAATCAGTCTTTCAGCAAGTCTGAGATGGACCAACTGTTGAGTGAGAAGGAGCAAAAAGTCAGTGGGCTTACCGTAGAGCTTGAGAGCTCCATCAGTCGACTTAGTGAGCTTCAAGAGCAGTTAGACCTAAAGACGAAAGAGTGCGAACAGCTCACTTCTGACCTCAAACAGCAACACAGCATCAGGGAGAATGAGAAGCGCGAGTTGGTAGAGCAGCTGCAGATGCAGTGCACCCAGAAAGGTAATTTAGAGCAAGAGATGGCCGAAAAACTTCAGGCCCTCGAGGAAAGCAACCAGCAGTATAAACaaaagcttgaaagtcaaaGGGAGGAATTTGAAAGGTTGAAAAATGAGATTATCAAGAGCAAGGACGAGAGTCTGAAGGAAACTGAGGAGAGGTTGTCTGAGAGCACTCGGAAAGTGTCTGAgctgaaaaagaaagctgaGCAGAAAATCAGCCAGGTTAAAAAACAGCTAACGTCGCAGCTTGAGGAAAAAGAGCAGACGATTACAACTCTTCAGACTAGCCTGGATGAACTTAAGAACAATGAAATTTCTGTGCAAAAACACATAGAAACattagaagagaaaacaaaatcgCTGGAGGATACTCTCGTCAAGCTTAAGGAAGAGCAGGCCAAATACCTTGAACAAGTTCTGCATAACGAGAGGCTTGAGAAAGAAAAGTCTTTAGAAGAGTTGAAAGTAATGTATGAAGACAAGCTGACCTCACTTCAGAGTGACGCAGTGCAACAGGGGCAGCTCAAAGACACTGAATCAGCATTACACGAAATCGAGGCAAAGCTAAAAGAAGCAGAGGAGCAGAACGGAAACCTTCTCGCAGAAATAAATCGCCTGAGAGGAGAAATTAGCGAGAAGGATGCCCAATTGGAGCAACATCAGGCGACTGCTAGGGAGGTCCAGAATCCATCAGAAACTGAGGTAAAGGTGGAATGCAGCAGCATGCAGCAAACCAAGAGTGTGATGGAAAACGAGCTGGAAAACCATTCTCCTGTTCAAGAGGTGGACCAAGAGGACTCTTTACAGTCTCTGAAGAACAAACTGAGCCAGGTGAAGAACGAGAAGGAGAAAATCCACAAGGACTTCGTCAGGCTGCAGAAAGATATCCGGTCACTGAGGAAGGAGCATGAACACGACCTAGAATACATGAAGAAGGAGCTGTTGGAGGAGAATgagaagaagctaaa GCTGGAGTTAGAAGATTTGGAAATGAAGCACAACTCTGCGATGAAGCAGATAATGAGGGAGTTTAACGCACAGATGTCTTTGAAAGAGAAGGAGCTCGACACAACAGTGAGGGAGGCCATCG CAAAAGCTCAGAGTGTTGAAGAAGAGCTCATCAGTAGCCATCGCGAAGAAACGAGCCAGCTGAGGAAGGTGATTTCTCAGAAAGAGGATTACTTGCACAAAACTGTTCAGAAATATGAACAGGTTATACAG agtcGAGAAGAGGAGATGGGAGACAGAGTGTGGCAAGTTCAGAAACAACTGGAGGAGTTGCAAACAAGAACGCAGGACACTTCGGAG gAACAGATGACCCCGGAAGAACTAAAG GCTCAGCTCGCTGAAAAAACGACGTTGCTGAGCGAGGCTCGACTGAGAGAGCAGCAGTTTGTTGAAAGA ATTCACTCGCTCGAGGACAAGATTAAATGTTTCCACCGAAACACTGTTGTAACTCATCTCGGGAGCACATTTAAAG ATCCTGGACTCAACATTTCCGACGCCTTCTCAGAACCCACAGAGATGGAGTACCTGAGGAAGGTGCTGTTTGAATACATGATGGGACGGGAAACAAAA ACAATGGCCAAAGTGATTACCTCCATGCTCAAGTTTCCTCCAGACCAAGCTCAAAAGGTTTTGGACAAAGAAGACTCGAAACCAATT CCTTGGTTACGATGA